A DNA window from Aquipuribacter hungaricus contains the following coding sequences:
- a CDS encoding ParA family protein: MSYSGSRVVAVVNGKGGVGKTTITANVGGMLAAGGARVLLIDLDPQGNLAEELGYAGTAADDDGHALAQALAFASPVSPRTGIRDQLDVLIGGSELDRAATSLTLRGHTDPTAAKTALADAIAGYVDDYDLVLIDCPPGQESLQQAALAAARWALIPVKSDASSRKGLRNVARRLDAVVDINPDLDLLGVVLFGLARTARRVSDTARAAIADDLGAPVALFTTAIRHAEAAAQEARDRGLLAYELEEAVLAAPKWYERLRGTTAGKAGGEGPRSRSATGLAEDFQALGEEIIARISARESTTPAPAPGGTP, translated from the coding sequence ATGTCTTACTCCGGCAGCCGCGTCGTCGCCGTCGTCAATGGCAAGGGCGGCGTCGGGAAGACGACTATCACTGCGAACGTTGGCGGCATGCTCGCCGCCGGAGGAGCCCGCGTCCTCCTGATCGACCTCGACCCGCAGGGCAACCTTGCCGAGGAGCTCGGCTACGCCGGTACCGCCGCCGACGACGACGGCCACGCCCTCGCGCAGGCCCTCGCCTTCGCCTCGCCCGTCTCGCCGCGCACCGGCATCCGCGACCAGCTCGACGTTCTCATTGGCGGCTCTGAGCTTGACAGGGCCGCTACCAGCCTGACCCTGCGCGGACATACAGACCCCACCGCCGCCAAGACCGCCCTAGCTGATGCCATAGCCGGCTACGTCGACGACTACGACCTTGTCCTTATTGACTGCCCACCCGGGCAGGAGAGCCTTCAGCAAGCCGCCCTCGCTGCCGCCCGTTGGGCCCTCATCCCGGTCAAGAGCGACGCCTCTTCCCGCAAGGGCCTGCGCAATGTCGCCCGCCGCCTCGACGCCGTCGTCGACATAAACCCCGACCTCGACCTTCTCGGCGTCGTTCTGTTCGGCCTCGCCCGGACCGCCCGCCGCGTCAGCGACACCGCCCGCGCCGCCATCGCCGACGACCTGGGTGCCCCCGTCGCCCTGTTCACCACCGCGATCCGCCACGCCGAAGCCGCCGCTCAAGAGGCCCGCGACCGCGGCCTCCTCGCCTACGAGCTCGAAGAAGCCGTCCTAGCTGCCCCCAAGTGGTACGAGCGCCTACGAGGCACCACCGCAGGGAAAGCCGGGGGAGAGGGCCCCAGATCCCGCAGCGCCACCGGCCTCGCCGAAGACTTCCAAGCCCTCGGCGAAGAAATCATCGCCCGCATCTCCGCTCGCGAGAGCACCACACCTGCCCCCGCCCCAGGAGGGACCCCATGA
- a CDS encoding DUF1156 domain-containing protein has protein sequence MTLLEQGFPFDAVSRLVAADRRSRDAAYQVHRWWARRPPALVRAALIAARIPADTTVAAFRAAYGSTAPLLTGTTVLDPFAGGGTTLVEAARLGAIPVGRDIDPLAVLLVGHQLEPARAEAVQASGERLLAHLRVSLGDQWESTDADWAPLHYFTIPVVMCSECDHAGPLYRSLVIGRSTGAAGGVVRDAEVSAFCPDCYTTHSLKATAKTLTCCGHRRPLHAATYIKGRYRCPGCKAPSDHERLQTGAAPRVLVGVEETSVNRGTRRRIRPATDEDLHHEHRAAAWLAARAGRPLPLDRPIVTAPGDNRPVSHGITTIGMLHTARQAAYLAAAHDWIDDAGLDDGTERALRITVSSTVSSNNRLCGYATDYGRLAPLFSIRAFALPALTVELNPLNPSGGRGTLAAALLRTAKAADGTVRRHVLDSKNRPIAVSLGFPARNHPGAVATADSTSATRPDAPQADICLTDPPYYDFIPYDALSQVYRAWLPEQDLDAAPLLPAGDDPVADFGSRLGAALSTAAGSLKRDGLVAFTYKGGGDAWDAVGVALDEAKLRVTALWPVLADPHMGHHSHPGNCEYDLLIVARAVEQATPAEPTTSTVEWKHRLGDVSPADEKNFDHAMRIAGPRWGSPLAR, from the coding sequence GTGACGCTGCTAGAGCAGGGATTTCCGTTCGACGCGGTATCGCGGCTTGTGGCCGCAGACCGCCGGTCCCGCGACGCCGCCTATCAGGTGCATCGTTGGTGGGCGCGCAGGCCGCCGGCACTCGTCCGGGCCGCTCTCATCGCCGCGAGGATCCCCGCGGACACGACAGTCGCGGCGTTTCGGGCCGCCTACGGCAGCACCGCACCGCTCCTCACCGGGACGACGGTGTTGGACCCGTTCGCGGGCGGCGGCACGACGCTCGTCGAGGCCGCGCGCCTCGGGGCAATCCCTGTCGGCAGGGACATCGACCCGCTTGCCGTGCTCCTTGTCGGCCACCAGCTCGAACCAGCAAGGGCCGAGGCGGTCCAAGCATCGGGAGAGCGGCTTCTGGCCCACCTACGGGTATCGCTCGGCGACCAGTGGGAGAGCACGGATGCTGACTGGGCGCCGCTGCACTACTTCACCATTCCGGTCGTCATGTGCTCCGAGTGTGACCACGCAGGTCCGCTGTACAGGTCCCTGGTTATCGGCCGAAGCACGGGCGCCGCCGGTGGGGTCGTCCGCGACGCCGAGGTGTCGGCGTTCTGCCCGGACTGCTACACGACGCACTCGCTCAAGGCCACCGCGAAGACTCTGACGTGCTGCGGCCACCGCCGGCCGCTGCACGCCGCGACGTACATTAAGGGCCGCTACCGCTGCCCAGGCTGTAAGGCGCCGTCGGACCATGAAAGGCTCCAGACCGGGGCTGCACCGCGTGTGCTTGTCGGCGTAGAGGAGACCTCGGTCAACCGCGGCACCCGCAGGCGCATCCGGCCTGCCACCGACGAGGACTTGCACCACGAACATCGGGCAGCGGCATGGCTCGCTGCTCGCGCGGGCCGGCCGCTGCCGCTTGACCGGCCCATCGTGACCGCTCCTGGCGACAACAGGCCGGTGAGTCACGGCATCACGACCATCGGGATGCTGCACACCGCAAGGCAGGCCGCGTATCTCGCCGCAGCCCACGACTGGATCGATGACGCCGGCCTCGACGACGGGACTGAGCGGGCCCTTCGGATCACCGTCTCCAGCACCGTCTCCAGTAACAACCGGCTCTGCGGCTACGCCACCGACTACGGGCGCCTCGCGCCGCTGTTCAGCATCCGGGCCTTCGCACTCCCCGCCCTCACGGTAGAGCTCAACCCGCTGAACCCCAGCGGCGGCAGGGGCACGCTCGCCGCCGCACTCCTACGGACCGCAAAGGCGGCCGACGGCACAGTGCGCAGGCACGTCCTCGACAGCAAGAACCGCCCCATCGCCGTGTCACTGGGTTTCCCCGCCCGAAACCACCCCGGCGCCGTCGCGACGGCCGACAGCACCTCGGCCACCAGGCCGGACGCGCCTCAGGCCGACATCTGCCTTACCGACCCGCCCTACTACGACTTCATCCCGTACGACGCCCTTAGCCAGGTCTACCGCGCCTGGCTGCCTGAGCAAGACCTCGACGCCGCGCCGCTCCTGCCCGCCGGTGACGACCCGGTAGCCGACTTCGGCTCCCGACTCGGTGCGGCCCTAAGCACCGCCGCAGGCTCCCTCAAGCGGGACGGCCTCGTGGCGTTCACCTACAAGGGCGGAGGCGACGCGTGGGACGCCGTCGGGGTGGCCCTTGACGAGGCGAAGCTCCGTGTCACGGCGCTGTGGCCCGTCCTGGCGGACCCGCACATGGGCCACCACTCTCACCCCGGCAACTGCGAGTACGACCTGCTCATCGTCGCGCGGGCCGTCGAGCAGGCGACCCCTGCGGAACCCACGACTAGCACTGTCGAATGGAAGCACCGCCTCGGGGACGTCTCTCCAGCCGATGAGAAGAACTTTGACCACGCCATGCGGATCGCGGGGCCCCGCTGGGGCTCCCCGCTTGCCCGGTAA